CCAGGGCAGGAAGGCCAGGATCACGACCGAGGAACCGAACAGCACCACGCCCCAGAACTTGGCTTCCAGCACTTGCGGCAGCATGCCGATGATCAGGACCAGGCCGATCACGGCGATCGCCACCTTGGTGCGATAAGCCAGGCGCGACTTGAGCCAGATGAACACGACATAGGCGGCGATACCGGCCATCAGCACGTACATGAAGTCCGCGGTGGTGGCGCGCAGCACCGAGTAGAAGGGCGTGAAGTACCAGGTCGGCGCGATGTGCGGCGGGGTCTTCATCGAGTCGGCCGGCAGGAAGTTGTTGTATTCCAGGAAGTAGCCGCCCATCTCAGGCGCGAAGAAGACCACGGCCGAGAACAGGAACAGGAAGACCGACACGCCGTAGATGTCCTTCACGGTGTAGTAGGGGTGCGAAGGGATGGCGTCGACCGGGTGGCCGTCCGGACCCAGGTTTTCCTTGACTTCGATGCCGTCCGGATTGTTCGAGCCGACTTCGTGCAGCGCGATCAGGTGGGCGGCCACCAGGCCCAGCAGCACCAGCGGCAGGGCGATGACGTGGAAGGCGAAGAAGCGGTTCAGGGTCGCATCCGACACCACGTAGTCGCCGCGGATCCACAGCGACAGGTCGGGGCCGATCACGGGAATCGCACCGAACAGGTTGACGATCACCTGGGCGCCCCAGTAGGACATCTGGCCCCAGGGCAGCAGGTAGCCGAAGAAGGCCTCGGCCATCAGGCACAGGAAGATCGCGAAGCCGAACAGCCAGACCAGCTCGCGCGGCTTGCGGTAGGAGCCGTACATCAGGGCGCGCGCCATGTGCAGGTAGACCACGATGAAGAAGGCCGAGGCGCCGGTGGAGTGCATGTAGCGCACCAGCCAGCCCCAGGGGACTTCACGCATGATGTATTCGACCGAGCCGAAAGCCAGGTTGGCGTCCGGCTTGTAGTGCATCGTGAGGAAGATGCCGGTCACGATCTGGAGCACCAGTACCAGCATGGCCAGCGAGCCGAACAGGTACCAGGTGTTGAAGTTCTTCGGAGCGTAGTACTTGCCCCACTGGTCGTTCCACAGCTTCGAGAGCGGGAAACGGTCGTCGACCCAGGCCAGGGCCTTGTGGCCGGCCGGTGCGTCCGCAGGGAGCTTGGTCTCTTTGAATGCGCCTGCCATCTTATGCCTCGCCTTTCTCGTCTTTGCCGATGATCAGCCTGTTGTCCGACAGGTACATGTACGGCGGAACGTCCATGTTGGTCGGGGCCGGCTTGTTCTGGAACACGCGGGCCGACAGGTCGAAGGTGGAGCCGTGGCAGGGGCAGAGGAAGCCGCCCGGCCAGTCGTCCGGCAGGTTGGGCTGGGGGCCGGCGGTGGTGCGCGAGGAGGGCGAGCAGCCCAGGTGCGAGCAGATGCCGACGGTGACGAGGACTTCCTTGTGCTCGGCGCGCGAGCGGTGCGAATTCTTGGCGTATTCCGGCATCGGCAGCTGGAAGATCTTGTCCGAATTCGGGTCGGCCAGCTGGCCTTCCACCTTGGTCAGGGTGGCCATCATTTCCGGCGTGCGGCGCAGGATCCAGACCGGCTTGCCGCGCCATTCGACCACTTTCATTTCACCCGGCTTGACGTCGGAGATATCGACCTCGACCGGGGCACCCGCCGCTTTGGCGCGTTCGGATGGCTGGAAGGTGCTGACCAGGGCTCCCGCCGTGGAGACACCAACGACGCCGCCTGCCGCACATGTGGCGACCAGTAAGCCGCGTCGGCCTGGATCGACCTGCTTTTCATTACTCATACCAACCCCACTCCGTGAAAATACGAACTTCAGAATTAATAAAGAGCTTCCAGCAACACAAAATTATATGTGAATGGCAATACCGAATGGAAAAAAATTATCAAGGGTGCACGGGCAGCCGAAACGGACGTGCCAGTCCGGCTTCCGGCGGAGGTGACATCCGTACGTAAACCGCTTGCGGTATGATGCACTGGCTTGATTCAATAACAAGACGGGAGAACCACTATGGCGATGATGGAAGAGTTTAAGAAATTTGCGATGCGAGGCAACGTGGTCGACCTGGCGGTCGGCGTGATCATCGGCGGCGCCTTCGGCAAGATCGTCGATTCGCTGGTCCAGGACATCATCATGCCGCCGATCGGGAAACTGTTCGGTGGCCTCGATTTCGCGAGTTATTACATTCCTCTCAATGGTCAAGCCTATAACTTACCACTGGCGGAGGCCAAGAAGGCAGGTGCAGTGTTGGCATATGGTAACTTCCTGAC
Above is a genomic segment from Massilia sp. KIM containing:
- a CDS encoding cytochrome b N-terminal domain-containing protein: MAGAFKETKLPADAPAGHKALAWVDDRFPLSKLWNDQWGKYYAPKNFNTWYLFGSLAMLVLVLQIVTGIFLTMHYKPDANLAFGSVEYIMREVPWGWLVRYMHSTGASAFFIVVYLHMARALMYGSYRKPRELVWLFGFAIFLCLMAEAFFGYLLPWGQMSYWGAQVIVNLFGAIPVIGPDLSLWIRGDYVVSDATLNRFFAFHVIALPLVLLGLVAAHLIALHEVGSNNPDGIEVKENLGPDGHPVDAIPSHPYYTVKDIYGVSVFLFLFSAVVFFAPEMGGYFLEYNNFLPADSMKTPPHIAPTWYFTPFYSVLRATTADFMYVLMAGIAAYVVFIWLKSRLAYRTKVAIAVIGLVLIIGMLPQVLEAKFWGVVLFGSSVVILAFLPWLDHSPAKSLRYRPTWHSYLYALFALVFVTLGYLGTQLPTPAFTIISQVCTLAYFAFFLLMPWWSTMGAFKPVPSRLTYAAH
- the mscL gene encoding large conductance mechanosensitive channel protein MscL is translated as MAMMEEFKKFAMRGNVVDLAVGVIIGGAFGKIVDSLVQDIIMPPIGKLFGGLDFASYYIPLNGQAYNLPLAEAKKAGAVLAYGNFLTILLNFILLAFVIFQMVKIINRLRGPAPEEKPAPLATPEDIILLREIRDSLKRP
- the petA gene encoding ubiquinol-cytochrome c reductase iron-sulfur subunit, which translates into the protein MSNEKQVDPGRRGLLVATCAAGGVVGVSTAGALVSTFQPSERAKAAGAPVEVDISDVKPGEMKVVEWRGKPVWILRRTPEMMATLTKVEGQLADPNSDKIFQLPMPEYAKNSHRSRAEHKEVLVTVGICSHLGCSPSSRTTAGPQPNLPDDWPGGFLCPCHGSTFDLSARVFQNKPAPTNMDVPPYMYLSDNRLIIGKDEKGEA